A window from Streptomyces sp. NBC_00271 encodes these proteins:
- a CDS encoding NAD-binding protein — protein sequence MVVAGDDALAHRLAAELRGVYGERVTLVVPPTQRSVRPPVVGRARASTLFDRMSAAVNRAAGNGEGPQGPPNRRAEPAGSERVLEATELTEAVLAEAGVERAAALALVHDDDETNIRAALTARRLNPRLRLVIRLYNRRLGQHIEELLDQASALAMAVADGEGDGGGESGGLGFDASTTVLSDADTAAPALAATAVAGTSKVVQTDGLMLRAVERPPPGPGEVADPGLCTLALLSATTNDPAGADGSESSGSQGPRLLPDERAVAAATGRGTVVLETVSYAASAPSAGRSVVPFGSLLSRRLRWSFAGLVGCVVGLAVASMVVTGEPPLQATYLTLLDLFAINNPAIGEPIGRQILQLFSGLVGLLLLPVLLAAVLEALGTFRSGSALRKPPRGLSGHVVLLGVGKIGTRVLTRLRELNIPVVCVEADPEARGLALARRLRVSVVLGDVTQEGVLEAAKIHRAHALLALTSADTTNLEAALYARGVRPDLRVVLRLYDDDFATAVYRTLRAAHPQALTRSRSVSHLAAPAFAGAMMGRQILGAIPVERRVLLFAAIVVGGHPQLEGRTVGEAFRAGAWRVLALDTAASGGRRGGEPASAVGGGGSGGGERGGSGLVWDLPSTYVLRAQDRVVLAATRRGLAELLGRRRRESAGT from the coding sequence ATGGTGGTGGCCGGTGACGACGCCCTGGCGCACCGGCTGGCCGCCGAACTAAGGGGTGTGTACGGCGAACGGGTGACCCTCGTCGTACCGCCCACCCAGCGCAGTGTCCGGCCGCCGGTGGTCGGGCGGGCGCGGGCCTCGACTCTGTTCGACCGGATGTCCGCGGCGGTGAACCGCGCCGCGGGCAACGGGGAGGGGCCGCAGGGGCCGCCCAACCGGAGGGCCGAACCCGCCGGTTCCGAGCGGGTGTTGGAAGCCACCGAACTCACCGAGGCCGTACTCGCCGAGGCGGGTGTGGAACGGGCCGCCGCCCTCGCGCTCGTCCATGACGACGACGAGACCAACATCCGGGCCGCGCTCACCGCGCGCCGCCTCAATCCGCGGCTGCGGCTCGTCATACGGCTCTACAACCGGCGCCTCGGACAGCACATCGAGGAACTCCTCGATCAGGCCTCGGCGTTGGCCATGGCCGTGGCCGATGGCGAGGGGGACGGTGGCGGGGAGAGCGGGGGGCTCGGGTTCGATGCGTCCACCACCGTGTTGTCCGATGCCGACACCGCCGCGCCCGCGCTCGCCGCGACCGCCGTCGCCGGGACCAGCAAGGTCGTCCAGACCGATGGATTGATGCTGCGGGCGGTGGAGCGGCCGCCGCCGGGGCCCGGCGAGGTCGCCGATCCCGGGCTGTGCACGCTCGCGCTGCTGTCCGCCACCACCAACGACCCCGCCGGCGCGGACGGTTCCGAGAGCAGCGGCTCGCAGGGGCCTCGGCTGCTGCCCGACGAGCGGGCCGTGGCGGCGGCCACCGGGCGCGGGACCGTCGTCCTGGAGACCGTGTCGTACGCCGCGTCCGCGCCGTCCGCCGGGCGCAGTGTCGTGCCCTTCGGCTCGCTGCTGTCGCGGCGGCTGCGCTGGTCGTTCGCCGGGCTGGTGGGGTGTGTGGTGGGGCTGGCGGTCGCGTCGATGGTCGTCACCGGGGAGCCCCCGCTGCAGGCGACCTATCTGACGCTGCTCGATCTCTTCGCCATCAACAACCCCGCCATCGGTGAGCCCATCGGGCGGCAGATTCTTCAGCTCTTCTCCGGGCTCGTCGGGTTGTTGCTGCTGCCTGTGCTGCTCGCCGCCGTGCTGGAGGCGCTCGGTACGTTCCGGAGCGGGTCCGCGTTGCGCAAGCCGCCGCGGGGACTGTCCGGGCATGTGGTGCTGCTCGGGGTCGGGAAGATCGGGACGCGGGTGCTGACGCGGCTGCGGGAGCTGAACATTCCGGTGGTGTGCGTCGAGGCCGATCCGGAGGCGCGGGGGCTGGCGCTGGCGCGGCGGTTGCGGGTGTCGGTGGTGTTGGGGGACGTGACTCAGGAGGGTGTGCTCGAAGCCGCGAAGATTCATCGGGCGCATGCGCTGCTCGCGTTGACCAGCGCGGACACGACGAATCTGGAGGCCGCGTTGTACGCGCGTGGCGTGCGGCCCGATCTTCGGGTCGTGCTGCGGTTGTACGACGACGACTTCGCCACCGCCGTGTATCGGACCCTGCGGGCCGCGCATCCGCAGGCGCTGACCCGGAGTCGTAGCGTGTCGCATCTGGCGGCGCCCGCGTTTGCCGGGGCCATGATGGGGCGGCAGATCCTCGGGGCGATTCCGGTGGAGCGGCGGGTGTTGCTGTTCGCGGCCATCGTGGTGGGTGGGCATCCACAGTTGGAGGGGCGGACTGTGGGGGAGGCGTTTCGGGCGGGGGCGTGGCGGGTGCTTGCGTTGGATACGGCTGCGTCGGGGGGACGGCGGGGTGGTGAACCGGCGTCCGCCGTGGGGGGTGGTGGGAGCGGTGGGGGTGAGCGTGGTGGTTCCGGGCTGGTCTGGGATCTTCCCTCTACGTATGTGCTTCGGGCGCAGGATCGGGTGGTGTTGGCTGCTACTCGGAGGGGGCTGGCGGAGTTGTTGGGGCGGCGGCGACGGGAATCGGCGGGTACGTAG
- a CDS encoding SigE family RNA polymerase sigma factor, which yields MPVIAPMPAARPARIPSQRDGAEDSMAAGTTVDHLTETYRAHYRSLLGLAALLLDDTASCEDVVQEAFIRVHSARKRVRDPEKTLAYLRQTVVNLSRSALRRRILGLKLLSKPMPDMASAEEGAYDQLERDALIKAMKGLQRRQREVLVLRYFADMTEAQVAETLGISLGSVKAYGSRGIAALRVAMEAPA from the coding sequence ATGCCGGTGATCGCGCCCATGCCCGCAGCGCGGCCCGCCCGCATACCGAGTCAGCGCGACGGCGCTGAAGACAGCATGGCCGCCGGCACCACGGTCGACCATCTCACCGAGACCTACCGCGCCCACTACCGGTCGCTGCTGGGCCTCGCGGCACTTCTGCTCGACGACACCGCCTCCTGCGAGGACGTCGTCCAGGAGGCCTTCATCCGCGTGCACTCGGCGCGCAAACGCGTCCGTGACCCCGAGAAGACGCTCGCGTATCTGCGTCAGACCGTCGTCAACCTCTCGCGCTCCGCGCTGCGCCGGCGCATCCTCGGCCTCAAGCTCCTCTCGAAGCCGATGCCCGACATGGCGAGCGCGGAGGAGGGCGCCTACGACCAGCTGGAGCGCGACGCCCTCATCAAGGCGATGAAGGGCCTGCAGCGCCGTCAGCGCGAGGTCCTCGTCCTGCGCTACTTCGCGGACATGACCGAGGCCCAGGTCGCCGAGACCCTCGGGATATCGCTCGGGTCGGTCAAGGCGTACGGCTCGCGCGGCATCGCGGCGCTCCGTGTCGCCATGGAGGCCCCGGCATGA
- a CDS encoding aspartate-semialdehyde dehydrogenase: MTRPAGPTLAVVGATGAVGTVMLQILSQHADIWGEIRLLASPRSAGRKLAVRGEEVEVVALSEAAFDGVDVAMFDVPDEVAAQWAPIAAAKGVIVVDNSGAFRMDPDVPLVVPEVNPHAARVRPRGIISNPNCTTLSMIVALGALHAEFGLRELVVSSYQAVSGAGRAGVDTLRQQLSLVAGTELGTSPGDVRRAVGDNTGPFPEPVALNVVPWAGSLREDGWSSEEMKVRDESRKILGLPALPVAVTCVRVPVVTTHSLTVHARFEGKVTVTKAREILATAPGVVLFDNPAAGEFPTPADVVGTDPTWVGRVRRALDDPTALELFVCGDNLRKGAALNTAQIAELVAAELF; encoded by the coding sequence ATGACCAGGCCGGCAGGACCGACGCTGGCGGTCGTGGGTGCGACCGGGGCCGTCGGCACGGTCATGCTCCAGATCCTGTCCCAGCACGCGGACATCTGGGGCGAGATCCGTCTGCTCGCCTCCCCGCGCTCGGCCGGCCGCAAGCTGGCCGTGCGCGGCGAGGAAGTCGAGGTGGTGGCGCTCAGTGAGGCCGCCTTCGACGGGGTCGACGTCGCGATGTTCGACGTCCCCGACGAGGTGGCCGCGCAGTGGGCGCCGATCGCCGCGGCCAAGGGCGTCATCGTGGTCGACAACTCGGGCGCGTTCCGGATGGACCCGGACGTGCCGCTGGTCGTCCCCGAGGTGAATCCGCACGCCGCGCGCGTGCGCCCGCGCGGGATCATCTCCAACCCGAACTGCACCACCCTCTCCATGATCGTGGCGCTCGGCGCGCTGCACGCCGAGTTCGGCCTGCGCGAGCTGGTGGTCTCCTCGTACCAGGCGGTGAGCGGTGCCGGGCGCGCGGGCGTCGACACCCTGCGCCAGCAGCTGTCCCTCGTCGCCGGTACGGAACTGGGGACCAGCCCCGGTGACGTACGCCGGGCCGTGGGCGACAACACGGGCCCCTTCCCGGAGCCGGTGGCGCTGAACGTCGTCCCGTGGGCCGGGTCGCTGCGCGAGGACGGTTGGTCCTCGGAGGAGATGAAGGTGCGGGACGAGTCCCGCAAGATCCTCGGGCTGCCGGCCCTGCCCGTGGCCGTGACCTGCGTCCGCGTCCCGGTCGTGACCACGCACTCCCTCACCGTGCACGCCCGCTTCGAGGGCAAGGTCACCGTGACCAAGGCCCGCGAGATCCTGGCCACCGCGCCCGGAGTCGTCCTGTTCGACAATCCGGCCGCCGGTGAGTTCCCCACCCCCGCGGACGTCGTCGGCACCGACCCGACCTGGGTGGGCCGCGTCCGCCGGGCCCTCGACGACCCGACCGCCCTCGAACTCTTCGTCTGCGGCGACAACCTCCGCAAGGGCGCCGCCCTCAACACGGCCCAGATCGCGGAACTGGTGGCGGCGGAGCTGTTCTAG
- a CDS encoding aspartate kinase produces the protein MGLVVQKYGGSSVADAEGIKRVAKRIVEAKKNGHQVVVVVSAMGDTTDELIDLAEQVSPMPSGREFDMLLTAGERISMALLAMAIKNLGHSAQSFTGSQAGVITDSVHNKARIIDVTPGRIRTALDEGNIAIVAGFQGVSQDKKDITTLGRGGSDTTAVALAAALDAEVCEIYTDVDGVFTADPRVVKKAKKIDWISFEDMLELAASGSKVLLHRCVEYARRYNIPIHVRSSFSGLQGTWVSSAPIKQGDQKVEQAIISGVAHDTSEAKVTVVGVPDKPGEAASIFRAIADAEINIDMVVQNVSAASTGLTDISFTLPKTEGRKAIDALEKARNVIGFDSLRYDDQIGKISLVGAGMKTNPGVTAGFFEALSDAGVNIELISTSEIRISVVTRADDVPEAVRAVHTAFGLDSDSDEAVVYGGTGR, from the coding sequence GTGGGCCTTGTCGTGCAGAAGTACGGAGGCTCCTCCGTAGCCGATGCCGAGGGCATCAAGCGCGTCGCCAAGCGAATCGTGGAAGCGAAGAAGAACGGCCACCAGGTGGTCGTGGTCGTTTCCGCGATGGGCGACACGACGGACGAGCTGATCGATCTCGCCGAGCAGGTATCTCCGATGCCCAGCGGACGAGAGTTCGACATGCTGCTGACCGCCGGAGAGCGGATCTCCATGGCCCTGCTGGCGATGGCGATCAAAAACCTGGGCCACAGCGCCCAGAGCTTCACCGGCAGCCAGGCAGGCGTCATCACCGACTCGGTCCACAACAAAGCGCGGATCATCGACGTCACGCCCGGCCGTATCCGGACGGCGCTCGACGAGGGCAACATCGCCATCGTCGCCGGCTTCCAGGGCGTCTCGCAGGACAAGAAGGACATCACCACGCTCGGGCGCGGCGGGTCCGACACCACGGCCGTCGCGCTCGCCGCGGCGCTGGACGCCGAGGTCTGCGAGATTTACACCGACGTGGACGGCGTGTTCACCGCCGACCCGCGGGTGGTGAAGAAGGCGAAGAAGATCGACTGGATCTCCTTCGAGGACATGCTGGAGCTCGCCGCCTCCGGCTCCAAGGTGCTGCTCCACCGCTGTGTGGAGTACGCCCGCCGCTACAACATCCCGATCCATGTGCGCTCGTCCTTCAGCGGACTCCAGGGCACCTGGGTCAGCAGTGCACCGATCAAGCAAGGGGACCAGAAGGTGGAGCAGGCCATCATTTCCGGTGTCGCTCACGACACCTCCGAGGCCAAGGTCACGGTCGTCGGTGTTCCGGACAAGCCGGGCGAGGCCGCCTCGATCTTCCGCGCCATCGCCGACGCCGAGATCAACATCGACATGGTCGTGCAGAACGTGTCCGCCGCCTCCACCGGCCTGACGGACATCTCCTTCACCCTCCCCAAGACCGAGGGCCGCAAGGCCATCGACGCCTTGGAGAAGGCGAGGAACGTGATCGGCTTCGACTCGCTGCGCTACGACGACCAGATCGGCAAGATCTCGCTCGTCGGCGCGGGCATGAAGACGAACCCGGGTGTCACGGCCGGCTTCTTCGAGGCGCTGTCCGACGCGGGGGTGAACATCGAGCTGATCTCCACCTCCGAGATCCGCATCTCGGTGGTCACGCGTGCCGACGACGTCCCCGAGGCCGTCCGCGCGGTGCACACCGCCTTCGGACTCGACTCCGACAGCGACGAGGCCGTCGTCTACGGAGGCACCGGACGATGA
- a CDS encoding SURF1 family protein, which produces MYRFLLTPRWWGINVFVLLAIPFCIFMGSWQLSRFEARVQDHRAAGEQAAAARTEGARPLARLLPVSTETSGKQATATGRYGKQLLVPGRELDGERGFYVLTLLRVDGGKALPVVRGWLPGTADPAKAPAAPTAEVTVTGALQASESPGANGVTAAGGLPAGQTGAISSASLVNLVPYEVYDAWITLAKADSGMRAVPATEPQGTGLDLKAFQNLGYTGEWFVFAGFVVFMWFRLLRREAEFARDAELGLVPEHDEEEATVTEATAEAETAAEATARVDAADAPQDADNIPVR; this is translated from the coding sequence GTGTACCGGTTCCTGCTGACGCCCCGCTGGTGGGGGATCAACGTCTTCGTGCTGTTGGCCATCCCCTTCTGCATTTTCATGGGGTCGTGGCAGTTGAGCCGGTTCGAGGCTCGGGTGCAGGACCACCGCGCGGCCGGTGAGCAGGCCGCCGCGGCCAGGACGGAGGGGGCCCGTCCGCTCGCCCGGCTGCTGCCCGTGAGCACGGAGACCTCCGGAAAGCAGGCCACCGCGACCGGCCGGTACGGCAAGCAGCTCCTCGTGCCGGGCCGCGAGCTCGACGGCGAGCGCGGGTTCTACGTGCTGACGCTGCTGCGCGTCGACGGCGGCAAGGCACTGCCCGTCGTACGGGGCTGGCTGCCCGGAACCGCCGACCCCGCGAAGGCGCCCGCCGCCCCGACCGCTGAGGTCACCGTCACGGGTGCGCTCCAGGCGTCCGAGAGCCCGGGGGCGAACGGCGTCACCGCCGCCGGGGGTCTGCCCGCAGGACAGACCGGCGCGATCAGCTCGGCGTCACTGGTGAACCTGGTGCCGTACGAGGTGTACGACGCCTGGATCACCCTCGCGAAGGCCGACAGCGGGATGCGTGCGGTGCCCGCGACCGAGCCTCAGGGCACCGGCTTGGACCTGAAGGCGTTCCAGAACCTCGGTTACACCGGTGAGTGGTTCGTCTTCGCGGGCTTCGTGGTCTTCATGTGGTTCCGGCTGCTGCGCCGCGAGGCGGAGTTCGCCCGGGACGCGGAGCTGGGACTCGTCCCGGAGCACGACGAAGAAGAAGCCACCGTCACCGAAGCCACCGCCGAAGCCGAGACCGCTGCCGAAGCCACCGCCCGAGTCGATGCCGCCGACGCCCCTCAGGACGCCGACAACATCCCCGTCCGGTAG
- a CDS encoding (2Fe-2S) ferredoxin domain-containing protein: MNRASAARSRTVAIGAAASRPCTLVVCRGCCCGDPRKYPDDDHAWQLERLQAGAEASGGRFMMRTVDCLGPCDQANVVVVQPSGDARRRGARAIWIGFAMGDDCTEELVSWASAGGPGVAEPPVALELQFVRPPREARARTRR; encoded by the coding sequence TTGAACCGAGCCTCGGCCGCCAGGTCTCGTACGGTGGCGATCGGTGCCGCCGCGTCGCGGCCCTGCACGCTGGTCGTCTGCCGTGGGTGTTGTTGTGGCGATCCGCGGAAGTATCCCGACGACGATCACGCCTGGCAGCTGGAGCGGTTGCAGGCCGGGGCCGAGGCCTCCGGGGGGCGGTTCATGATGCGGACCGTGGACTGTCTCGGGCCCTGCGACCAGGCCAATGTCGTGGTCGTGCAGCCTTCGGGGGACGCGCGGCGCCGGGGTGCGCGGGCGATCTGGATCGGGTTCGCGATGGGGGACGACTGCACCGAGGAGCTGGTGAGTTGGGCGTCCGCCGGAGGGCCGGGGGTCGCCGAACCTCCGGTCGCGCTGGAGTTGCAGTTCGTCCGGCCGCCACGCGAGGCACGGGCCCGTACGCGTCGCTGA
- a CDS encoding S9 family peptidase, with translation MTESNGSIEQQQAAMPDWEKRFRAPRVSLPDWAEDAPHRALFVSNATGTYELYAWDRGTGQQRQVTNRANGTTDGVLSPDGEWIWWFDDKDGDEFGIWRRQRFTAPKSSHAVDGDSGLDAGAGAGAGVPEADAPAAPGLEPSYPGGLAIGRDGRTAVVGRSTDEDGSTIHVVRLGEEPVEIYRHRESAGVGDLSHDGSLIAVEHTEHGDAMHSALRVLRPDGSTVTELDDTKGGTVELGLEVLGFAPVDGDTRLLIGHQRRGRWEPLVWDVATGEETDLALDLPGDVAAEWYPDGSALLIAHSFEARSDLWRYDLASRELVQVPTPQGTVSGATARPDGTVEYLWSSAAEPSVVRSTTGEIVLDPPGLKSPGSVPVEDVWVEGPGGRVHALIQKPAGTTGPLPTVFDIHGGPTWHDSDSFAAGPAAWVDHGYAVVRINYRGSTGYGREWTDALKHRVGLIELEDIAVVREWAVTSGLADPARLILTGGSWGGYLTLLGLGTQPDAWTLGIAAVPVADYVTAYHDEMEALKAMDRTLLGGTPEEVPERFEASSPLTYVDAVKAPVYISAGVNDPRCPIRQIDNYVARLTARSAIHEVYRYDAGHGSLVVDERIKQVKLELDFATRHLPQ, from the coding sequence ATGACTGAGAGCAACGGGTCCATCGAGCAGCAGCAGGCAGCCATGCCCGACTGGGAGAAGCGCTTCCGGGCGCCGCGGGTGTCGCTGCCCGACTGGGCGGAGGACGCCCCGCACCGCGCGCTGTTCGTCTCCAACGCGACGGGGACGTACGAGCTGTACGCGTGGGACCGCGGGACGGGGCAGCAGCGCCAGGTCACGAACCGGGCGAACGGCACGACGGATGGCGTGCTCTCCCCGGACGGCGAGTGGATCTGGTGGTTCGACGACAAGGACGGGGACGAGTTCGGCATCTGGCGCCGCCAACGCTTCACCGCTCCCAAGAGCTCGCATGCCGTCGACGGCGACAGCGGCCTCGATGCCGGTGCCGGTGCCGGTGCCGGTGTTCCTGAGGCCGACGCCCCCGCCGCTCCGGGCCTGGAGCCCTCCTACCCCGGGGGCCTGGCCATCGGCAGGGACGGCCGGACGGCGGTCGTGGGCCGCTCGACGGACGAGGACGGCTCGACGATCCACGTGGTCCGCCTCGGCGAGGAGCCGGTGGAGATCTACCGCCACCGGGAGTCGGCGGGCGTCGGCGACCTCTCGCACGACGGCTCCCTGATCGCCGTCGAGCACACCGAGCACGGCGACGCGATGCACTCGGCACTGCGGGTGCTGCGCCCGGACGGCTCGACGGTCACCGAGCTGGACGACACCAAGGGCGGCACGGTCGAGCTGGGCCTGGAAGTACTCGGCTTCGCACCCGTCGATGGCGACACCCGTCTCCTCATCGGCCATCAGCGGCGCGGCCGTTGGGAGCCGCTGGTGTGGGACGTGGCGACGGGGGAGGAGACGGACCTGGCCCTGGACCTCCCGGGCGACGTGGCGGCCGAGTGGTACCCCGACGGTTCGGCCCTCCTCATCGCCCACAGCTTCGAGGCCCGCAGCGATCTGTGGCGCTACGACCTGGCGTCCCGCGAGCTGGTCCAGGTGCCCACCCCGCAGGGCACCGTCTCCGGGGCGACGGCCCGCCCCGACGGAACCGTGGAGTACCTGTGGTCCTCGGCGGCCGAGCCGTCCGTGGTCCGCTCGACGACGGGCGAGATCGTCCTCGATCCCCCCGGCCTGAAGTCCCCGGGCTCGGTCCCCGTGGAGGACGTGTGGGTGGAGGGCCCCGGCGGCCGTGTCCACGCGCTCATCCAGAAGCCGGCGGGCACGACGGGCCCCCTGCCCACCGTCTTCGACATCCACGGCGGCCCGACCTGGCACGACAGCGACTCCTTCGCGGCCGGCCCGGCGGCCTGGGTGGACCACGGGTACGCAGTGGTCCGGATCAACTACCGAGGCTCCACGGGCTACGGCCGCGAGTGGACGGACGCCCTCAAGCACCGGGTCGGCCTGATCGAACTCGAAGACATCGCGGTGGTCCGGGAATGGGCGGTGACGTCGGGCCTCGCCGACCCCGCCCGCCTGATCCTCACCGGCGGCTCCTGGGGCGGCTATCTCACCCTCCTGGGTCTCGGCACACAGCCGGACGCGTGGACCCTCGGCATCGCCGCCGTCCCGGTCGCCGACTACGTGACGGCGTACCACGACGAGATGGAAGCCCTGAAGGCGATGGACCGCACCCTCCTCGGCGGCACCCCCGAGGAGGTCCCCGAACGCTTCGAGGCGTCCTCCCCCCTCACCTACGTCGACGCGGTCAAGGCCCCCGTCTACATCTCGGCCGGCGTCAACGACCCCCGCTGCCCCATCCGCCAGATCGACAACTACGTAGCCCGCCTCACCGCCCGCAGCGCCATCCACGAGGTCTACCGCTACGACGCGGGCCACGGCTCCCTGGTCGTCGACGAACGCATCAAACAGGTAAAGCTCGAACTCGACTTCGCAACCAGACACCTCCCCCAGTAA